The following coding sequences lie in one Kribbella sp. NBC_00709 genomic window:
- a CDS encoding LacI family DNA-binding transcriptional regulator — protein sequence MAVSMSDVARHAGVSQRTVSNVVNNYVHVSPATRARVQASLDALGYRPNTAARRLRTGRTGTVTLAVPTFRERYFADLAEAVIAAARERSTTVLVETTGGRHDIEVELLRGGGDILTDGVIMSAVALSRTDRRSTHPVVLVGDREPGSAIDHVGIKNREAAQAAVTHLLDTGRRRILLLGANNGPRRSYQLRRQGYQAALKKHGIDVDPALIVESGWTAAEAADAINRTFEQLRPDGIFAMNDSAALGALRALQRNKIDVPGEVSVIGFDDIIESSLSTPTLSTIAPLLDDIASTALDLLEEQLDDEHVPQHRMAGYELRVRESTTC from the coding sequence GTGGCGGTCAGCATGTCCGATGTGGCCCGTCACGCGGGCGTGTCCCAGCGCACCGTCTCGAACGTGGTGAACAACTACGTCCACGTCTCCCCCGCGACCCGCGCCCGCGTCCAGGCCAGCCTCGACGCCCTCGGCTACCGCCCGAACACGGCCGCCCGCCGCCTGCGCACCGGCCGCACCGGCACCGTCACCCTGGCCGTCCCCACCTTCCGCGAGCGGTACTTCGCCGACCTCGCCGAAGCCGTGATCGCGGCCGCGAGAGAGCGCTCTACGACCGTTCTCGTGGAGACCACCGGCGGCCGCCACGACATCGAGGTCGAACTGCTCCGCGGTGGCGGCGACATCCTCACCGACGGCGTGATCATGAGCGCGGTCGCCCTCAGCCGCACGGACCGGCGCAGTACGCACCCGGTCGTGCTGGTCGGCGACCGCGAGCCCGGCAGCGCGATCGACCACGTCGGCATCAAGAACCGTGAGGCAGCGCAGGCCGCCGTCACGCACCTGCTCGACACCGGCCGGCGACGGATCCTCCTGCTCGGCGCGAACAACGGACCGAGACGCTCGTACCAACTCCGCCGTCAGGGTTACCAGGCCGCACTCAAGAAGCACGGCATCGACGTCGACCCGGCGCTGATCGTCGAGTCCGGATGGACCGCCGCCGAGGCCGCTGACGCGATCAACCGGACCTTCGAACAACTGCGCCCCGACGGCATCTTCGCGATGAACGATTCGGCCGCTCTCGGTGCGCTCCGGGCGCTGCAGCGCAACAAGATCGACGTACCCGGCGAGGTCTCGGTCATCGGCTTCGACGACATCATCGAGTCGAGTCTGTCCACCCCGACGCTCAGCACGATCGCCCCGCTCCTCGACGACATCGCGAGCACCGCGCTCGACCTGCTCGAGGAGCAACTCGACGACGAGCACGTCCCGCAGCACCGGATGGCCGGCTACGAGCTCCGCGTCCGGGAGAGCACCACCTGCTGA
- a CDS encoding Gfo/Idh/MocA family protein gives MRVAVVGAGGWGEHHARIFSRREDTELVGILGRTPDKTRRRAERYGTTPYTDLDEMLRKEQPELVTVCLPNEDHYDVTLKLVRTGVPLLVEKPLVFDLAEADSLLAEAGDQFFAINFNHRYAEPVQRAKALIDAGELGDLVFATWRFGGEANHGNSPHANLIETQCHGFDMLEQLVGPVASVSAHMTDKTYGAFSTIALALDFENRAVGTMLGTYDSSYAYPDTQRIEINGTQGRLVIHDTVRALTFSKAGDPVEQRWHSTYFDDESRNFAGTFDRHVDAILEALRAGNPPPVHARAGRRALQLAQAAIESHETGRRVSTT, from the coding sequence ATGAGAGTCGCCGTGGTAGGCGCCGGCGGCTGGGGCGAGCACCATGCGCGGATCTTCTCCCGCCGCGAGGACACCGAGCTGGTCGGCATCCTCGGTCGTACGCCGGACAAGACCCGGCGCAGGGCCGAGCGGTACGGCACCACGCCGTACACGGATCTCGACGAGATGTTGCGCAAGGAGCAGCCCGAGCTCGTCACGGTGTGCTTGCCGAACGAGGACCATTACGACGTCACGCTGAAGCTGGTGCGTACCGGCGTACCACTGCTGGTCGAGAAGCCGCTGGTGTTCGATCTCGCCGAGGCGGACAGTCTGCTCGCCGAGGCCGGTGACCAGTTCTTCGCCATCAACTTCAACCACCGGTACGCCGAGCCCGTGCAGCGCGCGAAAGCCCTGATCGACGCCGGTGAACTCGGTGACCTCGTCTTCGCGACCTGGCGATTCGGCGGCGAGGCGAACCACGGCAACTCACCACACGCGAACCTCATCGAGACCCAGTGCCACGGGTTCGACATGCTCGAGCAACTGGTCGGACCAGTGGCCTCGGTATCCGCGCACATGACCGACAAGACGTACGGCGCCTTCAGCACGATCGCGCTCGCCCTCGATTTCGAGAACCGCGCGGTCGGCACGATGCTCGGCACGTACGACTCGTCGTACGCCTACCCGGACACCCAGCGGATCGAGATCAACGGCACGCAGGGCCGGCTCGTCATCCACGACACGGTCCGCGCACTGACGTTCTCGAAGGCGGGCGACCCGGTCGAGCAACGCTGGCACTCGACGTACTTCGACGACGAGTCCCGCAACTTCGCCGGTACCTTCGATCGCCACGTGGACGCGATCCTTGAAGCCCTTCGCGCCGGCAATCCACCACCGGTCCACGCACGGGCCGGCCGCCGAGCCCTCCAGCTCGCCCAGGCCGCCATCGAATCACACGAGACCGGACGCCGGGTCAGCACGACCTGA
- a CDS encoding alcohol dehydrogenase catalytic domain-containing protein, producing the protein MTRTALAPRFTGAGKIEFADHEFPDPGPGQLLLAVQANALCGTDRNQYYDGSSVVPGHEAAGTVLQAGEGTSTPVGARGAVFLMDFCGECRSCKLNATNQCLAKRADMGFTHDGGYGPYELVHESNFFPITDDIEIGNATMLLDVMGTSSHAIGRAALVRPDVESVYIAGAGPIGLGLTVMSKLKYGADVPVYISDFSRWRLDFAESFGAIPLLADDLSKAGAPDVAFDSSGKEAARRAALDLVSQRGALICIGHGESLTIDVSNDLIAPEHAILGSEYFRYDEMPGNLALLSEHQDLISRVISHRFPVAEISEAFGLFMAGETGKVVVTQDGAS; encoded by the coding sequence ATGACGCGTACCGCCCTCGCCCCCAGGTTCACCGGCGCCGGAAAGATCGAGTTCGCGGACCACGAGTTCCCGGACCCCGGCCCCGGCCAACTCCTCCTCGCCGTCCAGGCCAACGCCCTGTGCGGCACCGACCGGAACCAGTACTACGACGGCTCGTCCGTCGTCCCCGGACACGAAGCCGCCGGCACCGTGCTGCAGGCCGGCGAAGGCACCAGCACGCCGGTCGGCGCCCGCGGAGCCGTGTTCCTGATGGACTTCTGCGGCGAGTGCCGCAGCTGCAAGCTGAACGCCACCAACCAGTGCCTGGCCAAGCGGGCCGACATGGGATTCACCCACGACGGCGGGTACGGCCCGTACGAGCTGGTGCACGAGTCGAACTTCTTCCCGATCACCGACGACATCGAGATCGGCAACGCGACGATGCTGCTCGACGTAATGGGCACCAGCAGCCACGCGATCGGCCGGGCGGCACTGGTCAGACCAGACGTCGAGAGCGTGTACATCGCGGGCGCCGGCCCGATCGGCCTCGGCCTGACCGTGATGAGCAAACTCAAGTACGGCGCCGACGTACCGGTCTACATCTCCGACTTCTCCCGCTGGCGCCTCGACTTCGCCGAGTCGTTCGGCGCGATCCCCTTGCTGGCCGACGATCTGAGCAAGGCCGGCGCTCCGGACGTCGCGTTCGACTCGTCCGGCAAGGAGGCCGCCCGCCGCGCCGCGCTCGATCTGGTCAGCCAGCGCGGCGCCCTGATCTGCATCGGCCACGGCGAGTCGCTCACCATCGATGTGTCCAACGACCTCATCGCGCCCGAGCACGCCATCCTCGGCAGCGAGTACTTCCGGTACGACGAGATGCCCGGCAACCTCGCCCTGCTGTCCGAGCACCAGGACCTGATCTCCCGCGTGATCAGCCACCGCTTCCCGGTCGCCGAGATCAGCGAGGCGTTCGGGCTGTTCATGGCCGGCGAGACCGGCAAGGTGGTCGTCACCCAGGACGGCGCGTCATGA
- a CDS encoding class I SAM-dependent methyltransferase, with amino-acid sequence MDRTNALVERLFRDAGAALELYAIYLGERLGLYRALAEAGPSTSVELAERTGTAERYIREWLEHHAVSGLIDVDDVTAAATERRYHLPPEHIPVLADPDNVDYHAYKGVELARAARMLPALVEAYRGGGAPPGQPWEPEGRAEFNRPTYLNLLGKKWLPSIPEIDQRLRAEPPARVADFACGTGWSSIAMAQAYPLITVHGVDLDQDAIAAASRHADEAALGDRVSFSVANASDPTQSGQFDLVTILEALHDIPRPVDALSSAREMLAPGGSVLILDELVEDEFTAPASELEQYHYGWSLMSCLPDAMGDPQSAATGAVMRPATLRRYAAEAGFRETQGLPFQTSLFRFYRLIP; translated from the coding sequence ATGGACCGGACCAATGCGCTCGTCGAGCGCCTCTTCCGCGATGCCGGTGCGGCGCTCGAGCTGTACGCCATCTACCTCGGCGAGCGACTGGGCCTGTACCGGGCGCTCGCCGAGGCCGGCCCGTCCACCTCGGTCGAGCTGGCCGAACGGACGGGTACTGCGGAGCGCTACATCCGCGAGTGGCTCGAGCACCACGCCGTTAGCGGACTGATCGACGTCGACGACGTCACCGCTGCGGCCACCGAGCGGCGCTACCACCTGCCTCCTGAGCACATCCCGGTACTGGCCGATCCGGACAACGTCGACTATCACGCCTACAAAGGCGTGGAGCTGGCTCGCGCGGCCCGGATGCTGCCGGCATTGGTCGAGGCGTATCGCGGTGGCGGCGCACCGCCGGGCCAGCCGTGGGAGCCCGAGGGACGAGCGGAGTTCAACCGGCCGACGTACCTCAACCTGCTCGGCAAGAAATGGCTGCCGTCCATCCCCGAGATCGATCAACGACTGCGCGCCGAGCCACCGGCCCGGGTTGCCGATTTCGCCTGTGGCACCGGCTGGTCGTCGATCGCGATGGCCCAGGCGTATCCACTGATCACGGTGCACGGGGTCGACCTCGACCAGGACGCGATCGCCGCGGCGAGCCGGCATGCCGACGAGGCCGCGCTGGGCGACCGGGTCAGTTTCTCGGTCGCGAACGCCTCCGACCCGACGCAGAGCGGCCAGTTCGACCTGGTCACGATCCTCGAGGCCCTGCACGACATTCCGCGGCCGGTCGACGCGCTGAGCAGTGCACGGGAGATGCTCGCGCCCGGCGGCTCGGTGCTGATCCTCGACGAGCTGGTCGAGGACGAGTTCACCGCGCCGGCGTCGGAGCTGGAGCAGTACCACTACGGCTGGAGCCTGATGTCCTGCCTGCCGGACGCGATGGGAGACCCGCAATCAGCGGCGACCGGTGCGGTGATGCGCCCGGCGACACTGCGCCGGTACGCCGCCGAGGCAGGATTCCGGGAGACGCAGGGCCTCCCGTTCCAGACTTCGCTGTTCCGGTTCTACCGGCTCATCCCGTGA
- a CDS encoding acyl-CoA dehydrogenase family protein, giving the protein MINLETPRKFRAFVNQAHQVAAEMLRPNSRRYDLAEHEYPVELDMLAAMVDGLGASGTGSGAGASGVRRTATDADSVVNGSNLSSVLSIMEMCWGDVGLLLSMPRQGLGNSAIASVASDEQLRRFDGVWAAMAITEPDCGSDSANIRTTARLDGDDYVLNGEKIFVTAGGRCDAVVVWATLDTSLGRAAIKSFVVMKDTPGMTVERLEHKLGIRASDTATIRFENCRVPRENLLGTADIDKGFAGVMQTFDNTRPLVAAMAVGCARASLELTRDLLAEAGVQIDYDRPVHLQPAAAATYLSMEADWEAAYLLTLQAAWMADNGQPNSLQASMAKAKAGRTANDITLRCVELTGSLGYSEHQLLEKWSRDSKILDIFEGTQQIQQLIVARRLLGKTSAELK; this is encoded by the coding sequence ATGATCAACCTCGAGACTCCGCGGAAGTTCCGGGCCTTCGTCAACCAGGCACACCAGGTCGCCGCGGAGATGCTGCGGCCGAACTCGCGCCGCTACGACCTGGCCGAGCACGAGTACCCGGTCGAGCTGGACATGCTGGCCGCGATGGTCGACGGATTAGGTGCCTCGGGCACCGGTTCGGGCGCGGGAGCTTCCGGCGTACGGCGTACTGCGACCGACGCGGACAGTGTCGTGAACGGGTCGAACCTGTCTTCGGTGCTGTCGATCATGGAGATGTGCTGGGGTGATGTCGGGCTGCTGCTGTCGATGCCGCGGCAAGGACTCGGTAACTCGGCGATCGCATCCGTCGCGTCGGACGAGCAGCTCCGCCGCTTCGACGGCGTGTGGGCCGCGATGGCGATCACCGAGCCGGACTGCGGATCGGACTCGGCGAACATCCGGACCACCGCCCGGCTGGACGGCGACGACTACGTGCTGAACGGCGAGAAGATCTTCGTCACCGCCGGCGGCCGGTGCGACGCGGTGGTGGTGTGGGCGACGCTCGACACGTCGCTCGGCCGGGCCGCGATCAAGTCGTTCGTGGTCATGAAGGACACGCCGGGGATGACGGTCGAACGGCTCGAGCACAAGCTCGGTATCCGCGCGTCCGACACCGCGACGATCCGCTTCGAGAACTGCCGGGTCCCGCGCGAGAACCTGCTCGGCACGGCTGACATCGACAAGGGTTTCGCGGGCGTCATGCAGACGTTCGACAACACCCGTCCGCTGGTGGCCGCGATGGCGGTCGGCTGCGCCCGCGCGTCCCTCGAGCTCACCCGGGACCTGCTGGCCGAGGCCGGCGTACAGATCGACTACGACCGCCCCGTCCACCTGCAGCCCGCCGCCGCCGCGACGTACCTGTCGATGGAAGCCGACTGGGAAGCCGCCTACCTCCTCACCCTCCAGGCCGCCTGGATGGCCGACAACGGCCAACCCAACTCCCTCCAGGCCTCGATGGCCAAAGCCAAAGCCGGCCGCACCGCCAACGACATCACCCTCCGCTGCGTAGAACTCACCGGCTCCCTCGGCTACTCCGAACATCAACTCCTCGAAAAGTGGTCCCGAGACAGCAAAATCCTCGACATCTTCGAAGGCACCCAGCAAATCCAACAACTGATCGTCGCCAGGCGGCTTCTCGGAAAGACGTCCGCTGAGCTGAAATAG
- a CDS encoding phytoene desaturase family protein: protein MLPRSVDAVVIGSGPNGLVSAITLADAGWDVLVLEAADTFGGAVRSTEEGGWISDRFSSNYPLGVASPVIRALGLERFGLKWANAPLPLVHLLDEDGAAAAIHPDPEDTAKSLGAEHPGDGDAWLRLYQQYVAVREPLLNALLTTWPPVGPGLKLARKLGSVGELMRFARFMAMPMHRMGQELFTGRHGPAIIAGNAMHADAPLSGSVSGTMGWLLAMMAQDVGYPVAAGGSSAFSDAMVRRAQQAGALLVPGMPVTGIEVSAGRVTGVRTASGETVSVARAVVADTSAPALYGELLPEALIPAGLRRDLDERFEWDYPTVKLNFRLSGPIPWTSPEARSAGVVHLGGTADDLVHVSADLDTGRVPAQPFLLIGQTTKSDPSRSPEGTEAVWAYSHLPRGIADDAAAEKLAGRMERAIERFAPGFGDLIIGRDLQRPSALESGNAALGFGALGGGTMQLHQQLVFRPTIGLGSARTFVTGLYLGSSAIHPGGGVHGACGHLAARTALRDASLLGPLTRTLPTAALRHLQR from the coding sequence ACGCGGGCTGGGACGTGCTGGTGCTGGAGGCCGCCGACACGTTCGGTGGCGCGGTCCGGTCGACCGAGGAGGGCGGCTGGATCAGTGATCGTTTCAGTTCGAACTACCCGCTCGGGGTCGCGTCGCCGGTGATCCGTGCGCTGGGGCTGGAGAGATTCGGCCTGAAATGGGCGAATGCTCCGCTGCCGCTCGTGCATCTGCTGGACGAGGACGGCGCCGCGGCGGCGATCCATCCGGATCCCGAGGACACCGCGAAATCGCTCGGCGCAGAGCATCCTGGCGACGGTGACGCCTGGCTGCGGCTCTACCAGCAGTACGTGGCGGTCCGTGAGCCCCTGCTGAACGCGCTCCTCACGACCTGGCCGCCGGTCGGGCCGGGACTGAAGCTGGCGCGGAAGCTCGGTTCGGTCGGGGAGCTGATGCGGTTCGCGCGGTTCATGGCGATGCCGATGCACCGGATGGGGCAGGAGTTGTTCACCGGACGGCACGGTCCGGCGATCATCGCCGGGAACGCGATGCACGCGGACGCGCCGTTGTCGGGCAGCGTCAGCGGCACGATGGGCTGGCTGCTCGCGATGATGGCGCAGGACGTCGGTTACCCGGTCGCGGCCGGTGGATCGTCGGCGTTCTCCGACGCGATGGTGCGACGAGCTCAGCAGGCGGGCGCGTTGCTCGTCCCGGGCATGCCGGTGACGGGCATCGAGGTGTCCGCGGGCCGGGTGACCGGCGTACGCACGGCATCCGGCGAAACGGTCTCGGTCGCGCGTGCGGTCGTCGCGGACACGTCCGCCCCGGCGCTGTACGGCGAATTGTTGCCGGAAGCACTCATTCCGGCGGGGCTGCGGCGCGACCTGGACGAGCGGTTCGAGTGGGACTACCCGACGGTGAAGCTGAACTTCCGGCTCAGCGGCCCGATCCCGTGGACGTCGCCGGAGGCGCGGTCGGCGGGTGTGGTTCACCTCGGTGGGACCGCCGACGACCTCGTGCATGTGTCCGCGGATCTCGACACCGGGCGGGTGCCGGCGCAGCCGTTCCTGCTGATCGGACAGACCACGAAGTCGGATCCGTCCCGCTCGCCGGAAGGCACCGAGGCCGTCTGGGCGTACTCGCACCTGCCGCGCGGGATCGCCGACGACGCGGCCGCGGAGAAGCTGGCCGGCCGGATGGAACGCGCGATCGAGCGGTTCGCGCCCGGCTTCGGCGACCTGATCATCGGCCGCGACCTGCAGCGCCCATCGGCGCTGGAGTCGGGCAACGCGGCGCTCGGGTTCGGCGCCCTCGGCGGCGGCACGATGCAGCTGCACCAGCAGCTCGTCTTCCGCCCGACCATCGGCCTCGGCAGCGCCCGTACGTTCGTCACTGGCCTGTACCTCGGCAGCTCCGCCATCCACCCCGGCGGCGGAGTCCACGGCGCCTGCGGCCACCTGGCCGCCCGCACCGCCCTCCGCGATGCCTCCCTCCTAGGCCCCCTGACCCGCACCCTCCCCACCGCCGCCCTCCGCCACCTCCAACGCTGA
- a CDS encoding acyl-CoA dehydrogenase family protein has product MSLQEKTRGRRDAIGVGVALLNKLARSRAIDRFGLRKPAERAVFEATKTGFRTAGALSRRFSAATTLTGLTAPSRLPAARGTGRFDLTPTEDQQMMVDVVREFAAEVLRPAAAAADTACTTQPEVLEPSAELGLSLIEVPEELGGIVTERSAMTGVLVAEALAYGDMGQAVACLAPSAVSTAISLWGDETQQATYLPAFTGSTVPAAALALVEPRPVFDPFTLRTRYTGGLLNGVKSLVPRGAEAELFVIGAQTDAGPGLFLVEADHAGVTIEAEPSMGLRAASLSRVILTDVPAVQLGSLDDYAECVRLSRLGWCALALGTARAVLDYVTPYVNSREAFGEPISHRQSVAFMVANIGIELEGMKLVTYRAGSRASQGLPFAREAALARRLCTEKGMQIGTDGVQLLGGHGFVKEHPVERWYRDLRAIGVMEGAVLV; this is encoded by the coding sequence ATGAGCCTTCAGGAGAAGACCCGTGGGCGCCGGGACGCGATCGGGGTCGGCGTGGCCCTGCTCAACAAGCTGGCGCGGTCGCGGGCGATCGACCGGTTCGGGCTGCGGAAGCCGGCCGAGCGCGCCGTGTTCGAGGCGACCAAGACCGGATTCCGGACGGCGGGAGCGCTCTCTCGGCGTTTCTCGGCGGCGACCACGCTGACCGGGCTGACGGCGCCGTCCCGGCTACCGGCGGCGCGAGGGACCGGGCGGTTCGACCTGACGCCGACCGAGGACCAGCAGATGATGGTCGACGTCGTCCGCGAGTTCGCCGCCGAGGTACTGCGACCCGCTGCCGCCGCGGCCGACACCGCGTGCACGACGCAGCCGGAGGTCCTGGAGCCGTCGGCCGAGCTCGGGCTGAGCCTGATCGAGGTCCCCGAGGAACTCGGGGGCATCGTCACCGAGCGGTCCGCGATGACCGGCGTACTGGTTGCCGAGGCGCTCGCGTACGGCGACATGGGGCAGGCGGTCGCGTGTCTGGCGCCGTCCGCGGTGAGTACGGCGATCTCGTTGTGGGGCGACGAGACGCAGCAGGCGACGTACCTGCCCGCGTTCACCGGCTCCACGGTGCCTGCCGCCGCGTTGGCGCTGGTCGAGCCGCGGCCGGTGTTCGATCCGTTCACGCTGCGCACGCGGTACACCGGCGGGCTGCTGAACGGCGTGAAGTCGCTGGTACCGCGGGGCGCCGAGGCGGAGCTGTTCGTGATCGGCGCGCAGACCGACGCGGGGCCGGGATTGTTCCTGGTCGAGGCGGATCATGCGGGCGTGACGATCGAGGCCGAGCCGTCGATGGGGTTGCGGGCGGCGTCGCTGAGCCGGGTGATCCTCACGGACGTGCCCGCGGTGCAGCTCGGTTCGCTCGACGACTACGCCGAGTGCGTGCGGCTGTCGCGGCTCGGGTGGTGTGCATTGGCTCTGGGTACGGCGCGGGCGGTGCTCGACTACGTGACGCCGTACGTGAACTCGCGTGAGGCATTCGGCGAGCCGATCAGTCATCGGCAGTCGGTGGCGTTCATGGTTGCGAACATCGGGATCGAGCTCGAGGGCATGAAGCTGGTCACGTACCGGGCCGGATCGCGTGCCAGCCAAGGGCTTCCGTTCGCCCGGGAGGCGGCGTTGGCGCGGCGGCTGTGTACTGAGAAGGGCATGCAGATCGGGACGGACGGCGTACAGCTGCTCGGCGGGCACGGGTTCGTGAAGGAGCATCCGGTGGAGCGGTGGTACCGCGACCTGCGGGCCATCGGCGTGATGGAAGGTGCGGTGCTGGTCTGA
- a CDS encoding RNA polymerase sigma factor: MNVEGLLRELAPQVLGFLARRHGQFDLCEDAVQEALLAAATQWPVDGVPANPRGWLITVATRRLTDAFRSESARRRREDSVAAMAGPEELVAPGADIDEAPDADDTLTLLFLCCHPAVTPASQVALTLRAVGGLTTAEIARAFMVPEATMAPRISRAKKSIKAAGSRFAMPPEPERAERLRVVLQVLYLIFNEGYTASSGEELQRVELTAEAIRLTRMLRSSLPDDGETAGLLALMLLTDSRRAARTTADGGLIPIDEQDRTRWDRAQITEGADLILHTLQQGEVGPYQLQAAIAAVHAEAPSADETDWRQILALYLLLEKLAPNPMVTLNRAIALAQVEGPQAGLDLLATLGDDKNITETHRLDAVRAHLYERAGEPAKAREHYLAAAHRTTSLPEQRYLRAKADAITG, encoded by the coding sequence GTGAATGTGGAGGGGCTGTTACGGGAGCTTGCGCCGCAGGTGCTGGGGTTCTTGGCTCGGCGGCACGGGCAGTTCGACCTGTGTGAGGACGCCGTACAGGAGGCTTTGCTGGCCGCGGCGACGCAGTGGCCGGTGGATGGGGTGCCCGCGAATCCGCGGGGCTGGCTGATCACCGTTGCGACGCGGCGGCTGACCGACGCCTTCCGGAGTGAGAGTGCGCGGCGGCGGCGTGAGGACAGTGTCGCCGCGATGGCCGGGCCGGAGGAATTGGTTGCCCCGGGCGCCGATATCGACGAGGCTCCGGATGCCGACGACACCTTGACCCTGCTGTTCCTGTGCTGTCATCCGGCCGTCACGCCGGCCTCGCAGGTCGCGTTGACGTTGCGGGCCGTCGGGGGTCTGACGACGGCCGAGATCGCCCGCGCGTTCATGGTGCCGGAGGCAACGATGGCGCCGCGGATCAGCCGGGCGAAGAAGAGCATCAAGGCCGCGGGCAGCCGGTTCGCGATGCCGCCGGAGCCGGAGCGCGCCGAGCGGCTGCGCGTCGTACTGCAGGTGCTGTACCTGATCTTCAACGAGGGGTACACGGCGAGTTCGGGGGAGGAGCTGCAGCGGGTTGAGCTGACCGCCGAGGCTATTCGGTTGACGCGGATGTTGCGCTCGTCGCTGCCGGACGACGGCGAGACCGCCGGCCTGCTGGCGTTGATGTTGCTGACAGACTCGCGCCGAGCGGCACGGACGACTGCCGACGGTGGCCTGATCCCGATCGACGAGCAGGACCGCACCCGGTGGGACCGCGCGCAGATCACCGAAGGGGCTGATCTGATCCTGCACACGCTGCAGCAGGGCGAGGTCGGGCCGTACCAGCTCCAGGCCGCGATCGCCGCGGTCCACGCGGAGGCGCCGAGCGCGGACGAGACCGACTGGCGCCAGATCCTCGCGCTGTACCTGCTGCTGGAGAAGCTCGCGCCGAACCCGATGGTCACCCTCAACCGCGCGATCGCGCTGGCCCAGGTGGAGGGACCGCAAGCCGGACTCGACCTGCTCGCCACGCTCGGCGACGACAAGAACATCACCGAGACGCACCGGCTCGACGCCGTACGGGCGCACTTGTACGAACGCGCGGGGGAGCCGGCGAAGGCACGCGAGCACTACCTCGCTGCGGCGCACCGTACGACGAGCCTCCCTGAGCAGCGCTACCTGCGGGCCAAGGCCGACGCGATCACGGGATGA
- a CDS encoding TIGR03668 family PPOX class F420-dependent oxidoreductase, whose translation MRLDEDVCRARVAAGRVGRLATVGADLRPHVVPVTYAVHGDELFIGIDQKPKSTTALKRLRNIAANERVSVLFDEYDEDWAHLWWVRADGVARVVAEHTVAVELLVAKYPQYDADPPRGPVIAIRVDGWSGWSFS comes from the coding sequence GTGCGATTGGATGAGGATGTGTGCCGGGCTCGGGTGGCGGCGGGTCGGGTGGGGCGGTTGGCGACGGTTGGGGCTGATCTGCGGCCGCATGTCGTGCCGGTGACGTATGCGGTGCACGGGGACGAGTTGTTCATCGGGATCGACCAGAAGCCGAAGTCGACGACCGCGTTGAAGCGGCTGCGGAACATCGCGGCGAACGAGCGGGTCTCGGTGCTGTTCGACGAGTACGACGAGGACTGGGCGCATCTGTGGTGGGTCCGTGCCGACGGGGTCGCCCGCGTGGTGGCCGAGCACACGGTGGCGGTCGAGTTGCTGGTGGCGAAGTACCCGCAATACGACGCCGACCCGCCGCGCGGGCCGGTGATTGCGATCCGGGTTGACGGGTGGTCGGGCTGGTCGTTCAGCTGA